The genomic window GAGTACCCGCGTTCGGCGGTCAGGTGCCCGAGGTATGCGTCGATCGCCTGGTGGAACGACGGAGTCGTCGTCATGGCGCCTGCTTGCGCGAGAAGCGTTCGAGCCGACCGACGGGGTCGACGCGCTCGATCTCGTCGAGGAAGTCCGACCCGAATTCGGCGACGACCGGGTGGTCGCCGACCGGCACGACCGCGGTGGTGGCGCCGTCGGCGCGGAGGTACGCCAGCGAGAACGAGCGGCCGCCGTCGATGCCGACGAGCGAGCGCGGCGCGGCCGAGGGGTCCAGCGTGTACGCGATCGCGCCGGCCACGGAGACCGGGATGCCCGCGAACGTGCCGTTCGTCGGATAGTGCAGGTGCCCGCCGAGGATGAGGCGGACGTCGCTGCCGACGAGCACCTCGGCGAGCGCGTCCTGTCCGCGAAGTTCGAGCACGTCCATCAGGGCCAGCGGACTCGCGATCGGCGCGTGGTGCATCGCCAGCACGCTGCCTGCGGGTGCGGGTTCGGCGAGGACCTGCGCGAGCCAGGAGACCGCCTCGCCCGTCACGTCGCCGTGATGCCAGCCGGGCACGGTGACGTCGAGCGTGATGATGCGGAGTCCGTCGACCGTCGTCACGCGGTGCAGCGGCGACTCCCCGTCGTCGTCGGCGCCGGGCCGGGCGTCGAGCAGCGCCTCGCGGAACGGGCCGCGCTCATCGTGATTGCCGATGACCCAGACGAGTTCGGCGCCGGCACGCACCGCGAGCGGCTCGAGCGCGGCACGCGCCCGGTGATAGGCGTCGGACTCCCCCAGATCGGCGACATCGCCCGTGACGACGATCGCGTCGAGCATCGGGCCGAGCCGTTCGAGCTGCCGCACCGCCTGCTCGAGCGCAGCCACCGTGTCGACACGGCCTCCGAGCTCAGCGCCGCCGGCGAGCAGATGCAGGTCCGAGAGGTGCGCGATCACGTGCGACGGCGCCGGGAACCGGCCGAGCCGGGGTGCATCGGTGAGTCCAGCCACGCGGCCAGCGTACGGTGCACCGCCGACGCTCGACGGCGCCTCGCCGGGGTGACCGCGGTTGCCTGGGCGTCGCCGGGCGATCGCGCCTCCCCCGAACTCCGAGGCGATTCCGGCCGGACGGCCGCGCGCGGTGCCGGCTCTGCCGTATCGGCAGCATCGAGCTGCGACCCTCGCGAGGTCAGCCGGAGCGTACGGCGACCCAACCGTTCGGATTCCGGGCTGCGCGGCCCTCCGCCTCGAGCGCGCCGAGCAGGCCGAGCGCCCGACGGGGCTCGATGCCGGCGCGGCGGGCGACCTCGTCGGTCGTCCGTGGGGCGCGAGCGCTCAGGGCGTCGATCACCCTGACCTCGTCCGGATGCCGCCGCGCGCCGCGCGCACCGCCGGGAGCCGGCCCGCCTCGCTCCC from Agromyces sp. LHK192 includes these protein-coding regions:
- a CDS encoding metallophosphoesterase is translated as MAGLTDAPRLGRFPAPSHVIAHLSDLHLLAGGAELGGRVDTVAALEQAVRQLERLGPMLDAIVVTGDVADLGESDAYHRARAALEPLAVRAGAELVWVIGNHDERGPFREALLDARPGADDDGESPLHRVTTVDGLRIITLDVTVPGWHHGDVTGEAVSWLAQVLAEPAPAGSVLAMHHAPIASPLALMDVLELRGQDALAEVLVGSDVRLILGGHLHYPTNGTFAGIPVSVAGAIAYTLDPSAAPRSLVGIDGGRSFSLAYLRADGATTAVVPVGDHPVVAEFGSDFLDEIERVDPVGRLERFSRKQAP